A region of the Sinorhizobium arboris LMG 14919 genome:
CGCCGTCGCCATTGCCGGCACGACCAAGATTACTGGAGCGCTGCTTGCCGGTGGCGATCTCAGCATTACCGGCCAGTCGATCCGTGCCGGTACGCTAGTTTCCGGCGTCGACTTCGTCAGGACCGAGGCCGCCGGTTCGATCGTCGCCGGATCTTCCGGGACGATGACGCTCACAGCCACCGCGGGGCCGATCGAAGCGACGACGCTGCTTGCTGCCGGTAACCTGACAGCCAGCTCCGCCAACTTCAACGCCGCCAATGTCACCGGCCACGGCGACATTGCGCTCAACGGCAATGCCGAGATATCAGGGCAGTTGCTCGGCGGCCGCCACGTCACCTTTGCCGGCAAGAGCATCACCCTCGCCAACGTTGCTTCCGGTGTCGATTTCGCTGCAACGCAAAGCGCCCGGGGTGCGATCAAGCTCGGTTCGACAGGTGACCTCACCATCACCGCGACCTCCGGCTCGGTCATAGCCGGAACGATCCTTTCTGCCGGAAAATTGACGGGCACGACCGGCACCTTCACCGCCGGCAACGTCAGCAGCCACGGCGCGGCCTCGATCGCCGGCGACACCACAATTTCCGGCGCATTGCTTGCCGCCGTTAACGTCAACATTACCGGCCAATCGATCAATGCCGACACGCTCGTTTCCGGCGTCGATTTCGCCAAAACCGAGGCGGCCGGCAGTGTGGTCCTCGGTTCCGGCGGGGCGATGACGCTGAAGGCCACCGCCGGCAATGTCACGGCCCGGCAATTGCTGTCGGCCGGCAATCTCGGCGCCACCGCGAGCGGCGACATAACCGCCAACGCCGTCGGCCACGGCGCACTGGCGCTCAACGCTGGCAACACGATCACGCTGTCCGGCCAGTCGCTTTCCGGCACGGCGATGACCCTCAAGGGCCGGTCGATCACCGCCGGCACCCTCGTCTCTGGCGTCGACTTCACAGCAACTTCAGGCAGCGGCAGTCTCCTCGTCCGCAACGACGGGGCCGGAACGATGACGCTCAGCGCCACCGCCGGAGCGATCGAGGCCTCAAGCCTGGTCTCGGGCGGCGATCTTTCCGCCTCCACCAGCAGCGACATCGGCTATGGCAGCCTGCAGAGCTTCGCCGATGCGGCGCTGACGGCCACCACCGGCACGATCAGCCTCGACAAGACCACGGCCGCCCGCGGCGACATCGCGGTCCGGGCGACGAGCGTCGATCTCAGCAACAACCGCGGCCGCATCGCCACGTCAGGCACGCTTGCGATCATCGCCAACAGCGCCGATTTCTCTGGCAGCCGCTATGCCTTCGGCGGCCTCGATCTCGACCTTTCCGGCTCGGCCGATCTCACCGGCGCGACGCTCGCGGCGATCACGAACTCCAGCGCCGGCGGCTCGGGTGACATCGCCATCAAGGCCCGGACGATCGATACCAATGCCGCTACGGCGCTGCTCGCCGGCAACGACCTGATGCTCGATCTCGCCACGCTCGCCAATGCCGGCCAGCTTGCGGCCGGCCGCGACCTGGCGCTCAACGTCGCCGGCGGGCTCACGAACGGTCCGACCGGGCTTCTTTACGCCGGCAACGATCTCGGCCTGTTTTCTACGACGCTCACCAACGACCAGGGCGCCATCCTCGCCGGCAACGATCTCGTCATGGCCCGCAATGCCACAGGTGCCCGCAACAGCGGCATCACCAACATCTCCGGCCTGATCGAGGTCGGCGGCGACGCTTCGATCGCGACCGCCAAGCTGATCAACCGCCGCACGGCAAACCCGAGTTTTACGGCAAACGTGCTCGTCTCCTCCGGCCCGGTCGCCGGCTTTGAGCTCAATCCTGACGTCGCCGGCCTGCCCTTCGCCCATCTCCTCACCGACGACTACGATCCCCGCGAACTCTATGACGGTTACGGCGGCCAGCTGTGGGCCGACTACGAGCCGCATCTGTGGAGCGGGGCGGTACTCGCCGACGGCGGCTCCTACCGCGCCTGGACGTGGACCTCGGCGGAGGGACCGAGCGAGGCCGGCCCGATCTACAACTGGATCTATGCGCGCGTGCCGAAGGACGCCGACGGCAATCCGGTGCTCGATCCGAACAACCCGTCGCGTTACTTCATCGTCCAGCAGATCCATCATGGCGGTACCGACACCAGTACCACCTACAGCTGGGACGGCACCGCGAATATCGCCCAGACGGTCCACCAGGACCGGCTCGATGACGCCGGCGGACCTCAGGCGCTGATCCGCGCCGGCGGCAAACTGGCGATCGACGCCACGACGCTTACCAATTCCTACAGCGCCATCGAGACACGCGGCGACATGGAGCTTCGCGGCGACCGGCTCGTTAACGAAGGGCTGGTGCTGACCCGCACGACGACAACCGAATGCCATGCGCGCGGCGCCTGCGAATATTACGACGCCGACGGCAACCGCGATCCGTCGAAGGACATCGCCAATGGCACCGCCATCATCTCGAAGATCAAGGCGATCGGATCCGAAGGCGGCACCATCCGCGCCGGCGGCGCGCTCGGCATTGGCTATGGCGCGATCGACAACCGCGCGGCGGAAGGCTCTGTTGCCGGCGGCGTGGCGGTCGCGCCGGAAGGCTCCTCGGCCGATCCGCTGGCAGCACTTGCCGGACTGACGGCAGGGGCCGCGCTCTTCACCCCGAACGCCGCGCTTCAGACGATCGCGGCGGCCGGCGGGCTTACCGCCGGCGGAAATCCCGAGGCCGCGCCCGGGGCGACCGTTTCCGGGACCGCCCCGGTCGCTGGCGGCAATGGCACCGTCTCCGGCAGCGGTCCGGTTTCGGGCGGCAACGGCACCGTCTCCGGCAGTGGCCCGGTCGCTGGCGGGAACGGCACCGTCACGCCGCAGCAGCGGCTCGACGGCGAGGCGCTCGCCGCGCGCAGCAAGCCGCAATCGGGCGGCTTCGGCGGCACCGTGCCCGGCCAGGTGTTCCTGTTCGAACCCCGCGCCCAATTCCTCGACGTGGGCAAGTTCTACGGCTCGGGCTATTTCATCGACAGGATCGGCTACAAACCCGACTGGCAGGTGCCGTTCCTCGGCGACGCCTATTTCGAGAACAGGCTGATCGAGCAGCAGTTGCGCCAGGCGACCGGCTACGGCCTCGGCCAGAACGCCATCCTGCCCGGAGCCGACGCGGTTGCCGAGATGAAGGCGCTGCTCGACCGTGGCGCCGACTATGCCAAGGCGCACGGGCTGACGATCGGCCAGAAGCTGACACCGCAACAGATCGCCGCGCTCGACGCCTCGATCGTGCTCTACGAGACGGTTGTCGTCGACGGCGTCAAGGTGCTGGCGCCGGTGCTCTATCTGGCGAGCGCCGACAAGGCGAAGCTGACGGCGGCCGGCGCGCTGATCGCCGGAAACTCGGTGCGCGTCGAGGCTGGAAGCTTGAACAATTCCGGCGCCTTCGCCTCGGCCGGTGATCTCCTGATCCAGGCGAACGAGATCAAGACCACCGGCGGCGGCTTTCTCGCCGGCGGCAACCTTGAGCTTGCCGCCGGCAATCTGACGCTGACGGCGCAGACGCTCGACATCGGCGGCCAGACGATGGTCAACCCGACCGCGGCCGTGGTCGCCGGCGGCAATGCCGTGCTCTCCGCGACGCACGCGCTGACGCTTCAGGGCGCCCGTGTCGAGGCCGGCGGCAACGCCGCGCTTCTCGGCAAGGGCGTCACCCTCGACGTCGTCAAGGTGGAAAACAACGGCCAGCAGAATGCCACCGGCGCCTCCGTCAATGCTGGCGGCAACGTGCTGATCCATGCCGAGACCGACATCACGCTGATCGGTAGCGCGGCACGCGGCGGCGGCGATCTGCAGGTGAGCGCCGAAAGCGGCTCAGTCAGCCTCGTCACTGCCGACGTCGCGCGCAAGACCGACGACGGCTACAGGAAGACGGTGGCGACGGAGCAGCAGGGTTCGCAGCTCGTCTCCGGCGGTTCGACTGCGGTCAAGGCGGGCGACGACATCCTGATCTCCGGTTCCGACATCCGCGCCGGCGCCGATGTCGCGCTTTCGGCCGGCGACGACATCGCCATCACCACTGCCGAGGAGCAGAGAAACCAGAAGTTCGGCGACCACCGCGCCAGCGCCACGACGCATGAAGGCTCGGCGATCGAGGCGGGTGGCTCCGTCGGCGTCGTCGCCGGAACCAAAGCTGGTCAGAATGAGGGCGGCCAGGATGGCGACCTCGCCGTCATCGGCAGCAACATCAGCGCCGGCGAGACGGTCGGGCTGACCGCCTCCGGCGGTGTCACCATCGCCGAAGCGCAGGACAGCGCGACGCTCGACACCCGCTATTCCAGCAAGAGCGGCGGCCTGTTCAAGAAGAAGACCTCGGGGACCGGCTATCTGGAAACCACGACCAGCGTCGGCTCGTTGATCTCGGGCGACGGCGGCGTCGCGATCGCCTCGGACGGCGACACGGTGATCTCTGCCTCGTCGGTGACCGCCGGAACGGCCGAGCGCAGCGCCGACATCGCCATCGACGCAGGCGGCAACCTGGCGATCGCTTCCGGCAAGGACACCACCGAGGTCCACGACCGCTCGAAGACCAAAGGCTTCCTGAAGAAGGGCAGCACCAGCTACGACAGCTACGACGAAACGACGGTGGCCTCCGAACTTTCCGCCTCCGGCAATGTCAGCCTCAACGCCGACGGCGCCGTCGCGATCTCCGGCTCGGATGTCGCGGCCGGCGAGTCGATCGCGATCGAGGGCGACAGCGTTTCGATCCTCGGCGCGGCGGAGGAGCATGAAGTCGATTCCGAAAAGAAAAAGTCCGGCCTGTTCGCCGGCTCCGGCGACGGCTTCATCTCGCTCTGGGGCAAGGAAGGCAAGGCGAGCGAGCAGTCGGCAACTGTGAACGTCGGCTCAAGCCTTTCGGCCGGCGACAATGTGACGATCACCGCCCGCGACAGCGACGTCAACATCGTCGGCTCCGGCATCGCCGCCGGCAACGACATCGCGCTCGACGCGGCGCGCGACGTCAACATCCTGCCCGGCAAGGAGAGCTTCGCGTCGGAGGAGTCGGAGAAGCGCTCCGGCTTCGGCATCGCCTATTCCTCCGGCAACGGCTCGGCCTCGATCGGCATCGGCTACGGCAAGGCGAAGGACGAGGTTTCGCAATCCGCCTCGACCAATGCCGTCTCGACATTGTCGGCCGGCAACGACATCGTGATCAGCGCCGGCCGCGACGCCAACCTGCAAGCCGCGAAGGTCGAGGCCGAACGCGACGTGGCGATCACAGCCGCGCGTGACGTCAACCTCTTGTCGGCCCAGGACGTCAGCAACTACAAGGAAGTGCACGAACAGCTGTTCGCCGGCGTCACGCTGTCGGTATCGACCTCGCTGGTCAGCGCCGCCGACAGCGTCGGCAACCTGGCCGAAAAGGTCGGCAACATTTCCGACGGCTACTCGGCCGCCAACGCCGCCTTCGCGTCGCTCAAGGCCTATGACGCGCTTGACAACATCGTCAGGGGCAACATCGTTTCCGGTTCGCTCACCGTCGGCTTCAACTATTCGAAGGACACGGTGAGCGGAACGAGCAGCGTGCCGGTGACGACCGATATCCGCGCCGGCCGGTCGGTGACGATCGAGGCGACGTCCGGCGACATCACCGGCCACGGCGTGCAGATCGCCGCCGGCTACGACGAATACGGCCTACCGGTCGCAAGCGGCGACGACAAGGCCGGGGACATCAGTCTCAAGGCCGGCAACGACATCGTGCTGAAGAGCGCCGAGGCGAGCAAAAGTTCCTCGTCGAAGAGCGTTTCGGGCGGCGCCGATTTCGGTATCGGCGGCGGCATCGGCCTCACCAGCAGCGGCTTCGGCCTCACCGGCGGCGCCCATGCCGGCTATGGCAAGTCGAAAGGCGACGGCACCACCCAGGTCAACAGCCATATCACCGGCACGGGCGACATCACCATCCAGTCAGGCAACGACACGACACTTGCAGGCGCCCTCGTCTCCGGCGAGACGGTCAAAGCCGAGGTCGACGGCGATCTCACCATCGTCTCGGTGCCCGATAGCGGCGAGGTCAGCGACAAGTCCGTCTCCGGCGGCCTCAGCCTCGGCGGGTCCGGTATCTCCGGCATTCAGGCCGGCGGCGGCTCCGGCTCCGGCTCGACCAACTGGATCGAGGAACAGTCGGGACTGGTGTCTCAAGGCAAGATGGACGTCACCGTCGGCGGAAACACCCATCTCGGCGCAGGCAAGATCGTCTCGGAGAGTGGCGAGCTGACGCTCGAAACTGAAACGCTGACCTACGAGGATTTCGAGGGGCACAAAGAGTACGAGGGCTTCAACGCCGATCTCGGTCTCGATCTCACCGGCGGCAAGGGCACGGCCACCGACCCGGTCGGCAACTCGACGCTCGAAGGCTCGTACAGGCTCGACGACACCCGCCAGACGGTGCGGGCGACGGTTGGGCCGGGCGAGATCACCATCCGCGACGAGCAGAAGCAGGCGGCGCTGGAGAAGGACGGTGCCACCGCACCGCTCGACGAGCTCAACCGCGATCCCGACAAGGCCTACGAGATCACCAGGGACAAGCATGTCGAGGTCGAGTTCTATCTGTCGACCAACAGCCTCAACGCCCTCGGCGAGGGGCTGAAGGACATGGCGGCGCCGGGCGGCTTCATCGACAGGTATCTCCTCGGCCGCGAGCTGACGGTCGAGGAAACGGCCCAGGTCAAGGCCGGAGTCGAGGCGCTCGCCAATGGCGGCTCCTTCGCCGGCTGTGGTCAGAAGCAAGGCTTCAACCTGTTCAACTGGATCGTCACGCCGGCCTATGCCTACGAAACCGAGTGCACCATCCGCCAGGCGGATGGCAGCTTCATCAAGCTTGGCATCAAGACCTACGAGGAATGCCAGGACGCGATCTATGCCTACCTGAATTCGCTGTCGTACGACGAACGCGTGGCGGTCCTGAAATCTGCCGGTTTTGCCAGCGGCGCCGGGCTTGGAGGCGAAACATCAATCGGCGAGAGCGTCTTGCTCTCGAACTACCTCTTCACGGCTATCGATAAGCTGGATGGTCAACCGCGAGGCGAGAATTTCCTGGCTTTCCTAAGCGGTGTCAGCGAAGGCCAGGAGTTTCTGATTGGAATCGGCCCGAAGAACCGCGCGATCTGGAGCGATCCGACGCTGTCGCTTGCCGAAAAGATGGCAGCCTCCGAGGAGATCGGCCTCGATTCGAATGTTATCGTCGCGATGGCGATCCTATCGG
Encoded here:
- a CDS encoding hemagglutinin repeat-containing protein — its product is MQADRIKIVVNEKGAGVRMRTDMAANVGELTLSADGKISLNNASGKTGVTINAKAGVEAKKLTSKKKVDISAAEGIVLQSIAAAEDIVLAGGSGLISVSEGLASLGAVAVAATGTISTGSVDAGRKATLTSTSGAITIAAAAKSSADLILTATSGAIAAGSLVSAGQIRLTAGREIGISGDLLAAGNLTATGASIRAGSVIAGIDLGKSQGGTPVLSGTAALTLKATAGPVEATTLLAAGNLSVTAASLKAASVTNHGTTVIAADTDIGQLLGASSVTLSGRNHKITTLASGVDFAATEAAKGAIKLGSTGDLTIAATSGSVTAGTILSAGRFTSASANFTADSVTGQDDIALVGSVDIDQLLSGRHVALSGGKVEAGTVIAGVDLAKTATRGGNIVLGTAGNLTIDAKSASVDAGSLLSAGNLSVSGFSLTAGSVMGHGAITIAAETKAGQLLGAGSVTLSGRSHSVGTLASGVDFAATEAANGAIKLGAARDLVITATSGSVTAGTILSAGKLTGTSGTFTATSVTGQSDIALTGNVAVSGALLGGRHVTLSGGKVTAGTVIAGIDLAKTAANGGNAVLGTTGNLVINGSSFAVDAGSLLSAGNLSVTSANLKAASVTSHGAAAITADADVGQILGAGAVTLAGHNHTVGTLASGVDFAATQAAKGAIKLKSAGDLAVTASSGSVTAGTIVSAGAIGATTGTFTAASVTGHGAVTLNGTTNVSGALLAGGDLSITGASINAGTLVSGVDFARTETAGGAIVLGDAGTMTLKATAGPIEAATLLAAGNLAASSANLKATNITGHGDIALNGNAEISGQLLGARHVTLSGSSIRAGTIVSGLDFAATQAGGGPIRLGSNGDLTITASSGTVTAGTLLSAGKIGADTGTFTAASVTGHGAVAIAGTTKITGALLAGGDLSITGQSIRAGTLVSGVDFVRTEAAGSIVAGSSGTMTLTATAGPIEATTLLAAGNLTASSANFNAANVTGHGDIALNGNAEISGQLLGGRHVTFAGKSITLANVASGVDFAATQSARGAIKLGSTGDLTITATSGSVIAGTILSAGKLTGTTGTFTAGNVSSHGAASIAGDTTISGALLAAVNVNITGQSINADTLVSGVDFAKTEAAGSVVLGSGGAMTLKATAGNVTARQLLSAGNLGATASGDITANAVGHGALALNAGNTITLSGQSLSGTAMTLKGRSITAGTLVSGVDFTATSGSGSLLVRNDGAGTMTLSATAGAIEASSLVSGGDLSASTSSDIGYGSLQSFADAALTATTGTISLDKTTAARGDIAVRATSVDLSNNRGRIATSGTLAIIANSADFSGSRYAFGGLDLDLSGSADLTGATLAAITNSSAGGSGDIAIKARTIDTNAATALLAGNDLMLDLATLANAGQLAAGRDLALNVAGGLTNGPTGLLYAGNDLGLFSTTLTNDQGAILAGNDLVMARNATGARNSGITNISGLIEVGGDASIATAKLINRRTANPSFTANVLVSSGPVAGFELNPDVAGLPFAHLLTDDYDPRELYDGYGGQLWADYEPHLWSGAVLADGGSYRAWTWTSAEGPSEAGPIYNWIYARVPKDADGNPVLDPNNPSRYFIVQQIHHGGTDTSTTYSWDGTANIAQTVHQDRLDDAGGPQALIRAGGKLAIDATTLTNSYSAIETRGDMELRGDRLVNEGLVLTRTTTTECHARGACEYYDADGNRDPSKDIANGTAIISKIKAIGSEGGTIRAGGALGIGYGAIDNRAAEGSVAGGVAVAPEGSSADPLAALAGLTAGAALFTPNAALQTIAAAGGLTAGGNPEAAPGATVSGTAPVAGGNGTVSGSGPVSGGNGTVSGSGPVAGGNGTVTPQQRLDGEALAARSKPQSGGFGGTVPGQVFLFEPRAQFLDVGKFYGSGYFIDRIGYKPDWQVPFLGDAYFENRLIEQQLRQATGYGLGQNAILPGADAVAEMKALLDRGADYAKAHGLTIGQKLTPQQIAALDASIVLYETVVVDGVKVLAPVLYLASADKAKLTAAGALIAGNSVRVEAGSLNNSGAFASAGDLLIQANEIKTTGGGFLAGGNLELAAGNLTLTAQTLDIGGQTMVNPTAAVVAGGNAVLSATHALTLQGARVEAGGNAALLGKGVTLDVVKVENNGQQNATGASVNAGGNVLIHAETDITLIGSAARGGGDLQVSAESGSVSLVTADVARKTDDGYRKTVATEQQGSQLVSGGSTAVKAGDDILISGSDIRAGADVALSAGDDIAITTAEEQRNQKFGDHRASATTHEGSAIEAGGSVGVVAGTKAGQNEGGQDGDLAVIGSNISAGETVGLTASGGVTIAEAQDSATLDTRYSSKSGGLFKKKTSGTGYLETTTSVGSLISGDGGVAIASDGDTVISASSVTAGTAERSADIAIDAGGNLAIASGKDTTEVHDRSKTKGFLKKGSTSYDSYDETTVASELSASGNVSLNADGAVAISGSDVAAGESIAIEGDSVSILGAAEEHEVDSEKKKSGLFAGSGDGFISLWGKEGKASEQSATVNVGSSLSAGDNVTITARDSDVNIVGSGIAAGNDIALDAARDVNILPGKESFASEESEKRSGFGIAYSSGNGSASIGIGYGKAKDEVSQSASTNAVSTLSAGNDIVISAGRDANLQAAKVEAERDVAITAARDVNLLSAQDVSNYKEVHEQLFAGVTLSVSTSLVSAADSVGNLAEKVGNISDGYSAANAAFASLKAYDALDNIVRGNIVSGSLTVGFNYSKDTVSGTSSVPVTTDIRAGRSVTIEATSGDITGHGVQIAAGYDEYGLPVASGDDKAGDISLKAGNDIVLKSAEASKSSSSKSVSGGADFGIGGGIGLTSSGFGLTGGAHAGYGKSKGDGTTQVNSHITGTGDITIQSGNDTTLAGALVSGETVKAEVDGDLTIVSVPDSGEVSDKSVSGGLSLGGSGISGIQAGGGSGSGSTNWIEEQSGLVSQGKMDVTVGGNTHLGAGKIVSESGELTLETETLTYEDFEGHKEYEGFNADLGLDLTGGKGTATDPVGNSTLEGSYRLDDTRQTVRATVGPGEITIRDEQKQAALEKDGATAPLDELNRDPDKAYEITRDKHVEVEFYLSTNSLNALGEGLKDMAAPGGFIDRYLLGRELTVEETAQVKAGVEALANGGSFAGCGQKQGFNLFNWIVTPAYAYETECTIRQADGSFIKLGIKTYEECQDAIYAYLNSLSYDERVAVLKSAGFASGAGLGGETSIGESVLLSNYLFTAIDKLDGQPRGENFLAFLSGVSEGQEFLIGIGPKNRAIWSDPTLSLAEKMAASEEIGLDSNVIVAMAILSGVAKTSGLVTSAKFGDSAKLQDHYVRHGGDFGARSELEYQAQASRFLVGSKPSGTLEKIRANGDVVRYNPATDEFGVISSAGVIRTYYKPDPAVHGKGTNLDYFNGQ